The stretch of DNA ATCCGGCAGCAGCATGCAAATCCGCTTATTATCGCGATTGACGCCTGCCTTGGGGCCGCTGCTAACATTGGCACCGTCAGCTTAGAACAAGGTGCCTTAAAACCTGGCGCCGGCGTTCAAAAAGACCTGCCGCCAATCGGCGATTATCATATTTCCGGGATTGTTAATGTCGGCGGGTTTCTTCCGATTCAGGTACTTCAGGGCACACGCCTTTCACTTGTTTATAAAATGGCCAATAAAACGGCTGATTTTATTACGAGGGCACTTGTAGAACTAGAGTATGAGAAGAAACGGACAACTGTTGCTGCCCATGAAAAAAGGTGCGTATAATACGCACCTTTTTACCTGAAACGCTGAATTTCATCCGGGTCGTCCTCTTTTCGGTCTGTTAAAATCCCCATCTGCTCAATATGCTGTTTTGCTGCTTGGTCTCCCAGCAAATAAATCAGAGAATAAAGAACCCTTTGTGAAGCGTCGTAACGGTCGTTTTGCGGATCATGATGATATTCTAAATAAGGAATATGCGCACGAACAAACGCCTCCACATCGGCTCCGTATTTATCATCCATTACCGCTTTTAACACATCGGCTTCTCTTGGGGTCGCATGAATAACAAAGCTTGGGCTGTCTATCGGCTCGGGCAGGATACTTTCACTGTTTAAATCCACATAGTATGTCTGCTTTTCCTGTTCCAACTTGATCATCTCCCGCTTTTTTTATCCTGTACCCCCTGCTCCTCAAACACAAACGAAAAAAGGACAGCGTTTGCATATAAACCGCCGCTCATTTACATGATTTTATTGCCCCAGTTCTCCTCCAGCAGCTTTTTTAGCCAGATTACGTTTTCATGTCCAATCTTTTCTGCAATCTCTTCTTCTACTTGCTGCTTCACCTCAATGATCTCCCTGCAAAAAGCACTGCCTTTGTCCGTGAGTACCAGCACTTTGTCACGCTCATTTTTTTGTATCATTTTGTCATCAATATAGTTTTTTTCAATCAGCCCTTTAGCACATCGATGAACGGCCTGGCGTGAAATATTCATTTTTCTTGCAGCACCGGCGATGGTTTCCGGCTGCTGCTCAAGCAGGCTGAGCAAGTGGGACTCTGCCAGTGTCACATCTTCCCTGCCTGACTGTTGCCATAGCATTCGAACTTTTTGGCGGAGCAGCAAGTGTTTGTCACTTAGCAAATCCGGTAAATAGCTCTTTTTTTGCATAATCAACCTTCCTTTTCTAATGGTCTTTTCT from Domibacillus sp. DTU_2020_1001157_1_SI_ALB_TIR_016 encodes:
- the yyaC gene encoding spore protease YyaC codes for the protein MRQCVDDTFFVHDLKNELKPILSSHREIVFVCIGTDRSAGDSYGPFVGFKLKQTFFLRKYTHVSVYGCLDHPVHAKNLAETVEQIRQQHANPLIIAIDACLGAAANIGTVSLEQGALKPGAGVQKDLPPIGDYHISGIVNVGGFLPIQVLQGTRLSLVYKMANKTADFITRALVELEYEKKRTTVAAHEKRCV
- a CDS encoding MarR family transcriptional regulator, yielding MQKKSYLPDLLSDKHLLLRQKVRMLWQQSGREDVTLAESHLLSLLEQQPETIAGAARKMNISRQAVHRCAKGLIEKNYIDDKMIQKNERDKVLVLTDKGSAFCREIIEVKQQVEEEIAEKIGHENVIWLKKLLEENWGNKIM
- a CDS encoding hydrolase, whose protein sequence is MEQEKQTYYVDLNSESILPEPIDSPSFVIHATPREADVLKAVMDDKYGADVEAFVRAHIPYLEYHHDPQNDRYDASQRVLYSLIYLLGDQAAKQHIEQMGILTDRKEDDPDEIQRFR